The following coding sequences lie in one Apium graveolens cultivar Ventura chromosome 1, ASM990537v1, whole genome shotgun sequence genomic window:
- the LOC141667272 gene encoding uncharacterized protein LOC141667272 has protein sequence MPQKRFDADALGVVTVCLVALFVVFGLFCIVYSVYFRTRVRRQVFVRLRYFNGPWIIRIIFILLAIWWGVGEIIRLNLLRSEGRILNVNFEWQRNICKGYIVSNLGFAEPCLLLTLVFLLRGSLQNTESGALRHQWNCKTAGYIVLYCFPIFVLQLMVVIVGPKLNKRGSYLHQLPHYFTNTVAPSMRKNDTDVALCTYPLVSTIFLGIFDTVLSTYMFWLGRRILYLVINKGLHKRVYTLILSVSSFVTFRIILLGLSVLSKPENVWFELLSFLAFLSLLCCASLGVCILVYLPIADSLTLRNVQDMEARSGDDQHDTVSLITNQSSLEEISAGRNSGTSAKRGSISFRTMDKDQASGTFVELSLFSPSQHSSPPGSPQLIGWPMLPSAQLQEH, from the coding sequence ATGCCCCAGAAGAGATTTGATGCTGATGCACTCGGCGTGGTGACAGTTTGTTTAGTTGCACTTTTTGTTGTCTTCGGATTATTTTGCATCGTGTACTCCGTTTATTTTCGTACTCGCGTTCGTAGGCAGGTTTTTGTTCGGCTTAGATATTTTAATGGGCCTTGGATTATTCGAATTATATTCATTTTACTTGCAATTTGGTGGGGAGTTGGTGAGATTATACGTTTGAACCTCTTGAGGAGTGAAGGTAGAATACTGAATGTTAACTTTGAATGGCAGAGAAATATTTGCAAAGGCTACATTGTTTCAAACCTAGGGTTTGCAGAACCTTGCTTATTGCTAACACTCGTGTTCCTTCTTCGCGGGTCATTACAGAATACAGAGTCAGGGGCTCTAAGACACCAATGGAATTGCAAAACTGCGGGTTATATTGTTCTGTATTGCTTCCCCATATTTGTTCTGCAGCTGATGGTGGTTATAGTCGGACCAAAGCTGAACAAGCGTGGGAGTTATCTGCACCAGTTGCCACATTATTTCACAAACACAGTCGCACCATCTATGAGGAAGAACGACACTGACGTTGCTCTATGCACTTATCCTTTAGTGAGTACCATATTTCTCGGTATATTTGACACTGTCCTATCTACCTACATGTTCTGGCTCGGTAGGCGGATCTTGTATTTGGTCATCAATAAAGGATTGCATAAAAGAGTATACACTTTAATATTGTCCGTCTCTAGTTTTGTTACTTTTAGGATCATCTTGCTTGGTTTATCTGTACTGTCAAAGCCCGAAAATGTTTGGTTTGAGCTCCTTTCTTTTTTAGCGTTTCTCTCCCTTTTATGTTGTGCTAGTCTGGGAGTTTGCATATTGGTTTACCTTCCAATTGCTGATTCATTAACTTTGAGGAATGTACAAGACATGGAGGCTAGGAGTGGTGATGATCAACATGATACTGTTTCACTGATTACTAACcaaagctctcttgaagaaattAGTGCAGGGAGAAACTCTGGTACCTCAGCTAAGCGTGGTTCCATTTCCTTCCGCACTATGGATAAAGATCAAGCTTCAGGAACATTCGTGGAATTGAGCCTCTTCTCTCCTAGCCAACATTCAAGCCCACCGGGCTCACCACAACTTATTGGATGGCCTATGCTCCCTTCTGCCCAGCTGCAAGAACACTAA